In Streptomyces asoensis, a single genomic region encodes these proteins:
- a CDS encoding type 1 glutamine amidotransferase domain-containing protein has translation MKVLIVLTSHDELGDTGRKTGFWLEELAAPYYRFKEAGWEITLASPKGGQPPLDPKSNEPDSQTDDTRRFEADAEATRALADTVRLDSVEARDFDTVFYPGGHGPLWDLAEDTVSARLIETTLRSGKPVALVCHAPGVLRHTVNEDGTPLVSGKKVTGFTNSEEAGVQLTDIVPFLVEDELTKLGGLYSKTGDWQPYVLRDGLLITGQNPASSAPAADALIELVNKGGE, from the coding sequence ATGAAGGTTCTGATCGTTCTCACCTCGCACGACGAGCTCGGGGACACCGGCCGCAAGACCGGGTTCTGGCTGGAGGAGCTGGCGGCTCCGTACTACCGCTTCAAGGAGGCCGGCTGGGAGATCACCCTCGCCTCACCGAAGGGCGGACAGCCGCCGCTGGACCCGAAGAGCAACGAACCCGACTCCCAGACCGACGACACCCGGCGCTTCGAGGCCGACGCGGAGGCGACCCGGGCCCTCGCCGACACCGTCCGCCTGGACTCGGTGGAGGCCCGAGACTTCGACACGGTCTTCTACCCCGGCGGGCACGGTCCGCTGTGGGACCTGGCCGAGGACACCGTCTCCGCGCGGCTGATCGAGACCACCCTGCGCTCCGGCAAGCCGGTGGCCCTGGTGTGTCACGCCCCCGGCGTCCTGCGGCACACCGTCAACGAGGACGGGACCCCGCTGGTCTCGGGCAAGAAGGTCACCGGATTCACCAACTCCGAGGAGGCCGGCGTCCAGCTCACCGACATCGTCCCCTTCCTCGTCGAGGACGAGCTCACCAAGCTGGGCGGTCTCTACTCCAAGACCGGCGACTGGCAGCCCTACGTCCTGCGGGACGGTCTGCTGATCACCGGGCAGAACCCGGCCTCCTCCGCCCCCGCGGCCGACGCCCTGATCGAGCTGGTGAACAAGGGCGGCGAGTGA
- a CDS encoding LysR family transcriptional regulator: MNDLGQDLELRLVRYFTVVAAQRHFGRAAAELHVAQPALSRQIQRLERYLGTRLLDRTPQGARLTPAGQTFLPRAHALLGAAREAESAVREPALTERITIGYVEDLVITAAVRELRRRHPDALITTRHLGCHDVGALSDRRVDALIARAPLPFAAEDVSATPLYEEARMLVVPRGHPLAGRASVTAEELAGEEAAPCAFETPDWASYRVLGADVPPIESYEDKLELVASGQAIAVLPVGDRRSSLRPDLVTVPMEGAPPSQVVLVSREGDPNPMIRRLRLAAEAVMTPAPAA, encoded by the coding sequence ATGAACGACCTCGGACAGGATCTGGAACTGCGGCTGGTGCGCTACTTCACCGTGGTGGCGGCGCAGCGGCACTTCGGCCGGGCCGCCGCCGAACTGCACGTGGCCCAGCCGGCGTTGAGCCGCCAGATCCAGCGGCTCGAGAGATACCTCGGCACCCGGCTGCTGGACCGCACCCCCCAGGGCGCCCGGCTCACCCCGGCCGGGCAGACGTTCCTCCCCCGCGCCCATGCCCTGCTGGGGGCTGCCCGCGAGGCCGAGTCGGCCGTGCGTGAACCGGCCCTGACCGAACGGATCACCATCGGCTACGTCGAGGACCTCGTGATCACCGCCGCCGTACGGGAACTGCGCCGCCGTCACCCGGACGCCCTGATCACCACACGCCACCTGGGCTGCCACGATGTCGGGGCGCTGTCCGACAGGCGGGTCGACGCCCTGATCGCGCGAGCTCCGCTGCCGTTCGCCGCAGAGGACGTGTCCGCCACCCCGCTGTACGAGGAGGCCCGGATGCTCGTGGTCCCGCGTGGGCATCCGCTGGCCGGCCGGGCGTCGGTGACCGCGGAAGAGCTGGCCGGCGAAGAGGCTGCGCCGTGCGCGTTCGAGACCCCGGACTGGGCGTCGTACCGGGTCCTCGGGGCCGATGTGCCGCCGATCGAGAGCTATGAGGACAAGCTCGAACTCGTCGCGAGCGGGCAGGCGATCGCCGTGCTGCCGGTGGGCGACCGGCGCAGCTCGCTGCGACCGGATCTCGTCACCGTCCCCATGGAGGGTGCTCCCCCGAGCCAGGTCGTCCTGGTCAGCCGCGAGGGCGACCCGAATCCGATGATCAGGCGGCTTCGACTGGCCGCCGAGGCGGTCATGACTCCCGCCCCGGCGGCCTGA
- a CDS encoding sensor histidine kinase — protein MPGGATPAVDTVATFSLTSAQDVFGLRRHAQQAAAAVALDRQDQVRLATALSEVGRDRIRSEELKVSFALSPGQPASLLVTFSWRGGPPPSRETLDLAAKLVSVACETGPHAGRIVITQPLPAPGPQPADRHARLAHVLKGDTPSTEADDLRAQTRDLIAALEETRAQREELRRLNEELEETNRGVLALYSELTRELETTNSGVLALHSELDDKRQQLQDASEAKTRFWTNISHELRTPVNAVVALSALMLAPSSPPLTEEQREQAELIASSGGTLLALVTDLLDVAKAEAGHLDIHPVPVDLRLLVAHLSSLLRSGYGRSEVALVTPDLEQPPLLVTDETLLIRILRNLLSNAMKFTERGEVRLDVTADPEPSAPAVLFTVTDTGVGIPPDEIDRVFEAFYQVRGPHQAGRSGTGLGLPYARTLAELLGGSLTLTSVEGVGTRVLVRIPDLGHAHPKETEVEGTHRDR, from the coding sequence ATGCCCGGCGGCGCGACACCGGCCGTCGACACGGTGGCGACCTTCTCCCTGACCTCGGCCCAGGACGTGTTCGGGCTGCGGCGCCATGCCCAGCAGGCCGCGGCGGCGGTGGCCCTGGACCGGCAGGACCAGGTCCGCCTCGCCACCGCCCTGAGCGAAGTCGGACGCGACCGGATCAGGAGCGAGGAGCTGAAAGTCTCCTTCGCCCTCAGCCCCGGGCAGCCGGCTTCCCTGCTGGTCACGTTCTCCTGGCGCGGCGGTCCGCCGCCCTCCCGGGAGACCCTCGACCTGGCCGCCAAACTCGTCTCCGTCGCCTGCGAGACAGGGCCGCACGCCGGCCGCATCGTCATCACCCAGCCGCTTCCCGCGCCGGGGCCGCAGCCGGCCGACCGGCACGCCCGCCTGGCGCACGTGCTCAAGGGCGACACCCCCTCCACCGAGGCGGACGACCTGCGCGCGCAGACCCGCGACCTGATCGCCGCGTTGGAGGAGACACGCGCCCAGCGGGAGGAACTGCGCCGACTCAACGAGGAGTTGGAAGAGACCAACCGGGGCGTCCTCGCCCTGTACTCCGAACTGACGCGGGAACTGGAGACGACCAACAGCGGCGTACTGGCCCTGCACTCGGAACTGGACGACAAGCGCCAGCAGTTGCAGGACGCGAGCGAGGCCAAGACCCGGTTCTGGACCAACATCAGCCACGAACTGCGCACCCCGGTGAACGCCGTGGTCGCGCTGTCGGCGCTGATGCTGGCACCCAGTTCCCCGCCCCTCACCGAAGAACAGCGAGAGCAGGCCGAACTCATCGCCTCCTCCGGCGGCACCCTGCTCGCGCTCGTCACGGACCTCCTCGACGTCGCCAAGGCCGAGGCAGGGCACCTCGACATCCACCCGGTCCCGGTGGACCTGCGGCTGCTCGTCGCCCATCTCAGCAGCCTCCTGCGCAGCGGATACGGCCGCAGCGAGGTCGCCCTCGTCACCCCCGACCTGGAGCAACCGCCGCTGCTGGTGACCGACGAGACGCTGCTCATACGCATTCTGCGCAACCTGCTCTCCAACGCCATGAAGTTCACCGAGCGCGGCGAAGTGCGCCTGGACGTCACCGCCGACCCCGAACCGTCCGCGCCCGCGGTCCTGTTCACCGTCACCGACACCGGCGTGGGCATCCCGCCCGACGAGATCGACCGCGTCTTCGAGGCGTTCTACCAGGTACGAGGCCCGCACCAGGCAGGCCGGTCCGGCACCGGCCTCGGGCTGCCGTACGCCCGTACCCTCGCCGAACTCCTCGGCGGCTCCCTCACCCTGACCAGCGTAGAAGGCGTCGGCACGCGGGTGCTGGTACGCATCCCGGACCTGGGCCACGCCCACCCGAAGGAAACGGAAGTCGAAGGGACCCACCGTGACCGATAG
- a CDS encoding NADP-dependent oxidoreductase, producing the protein MKAIQIHEAGGPEMLRYEEVPVPGIGPGEVLVRVHAVGVNPPDWYLREGLKVMPAELRPALQFPLIPGTDLSGVVEAIAPDVRGFAVGDEVFGMLRFPGFDGRTYAEYVAAPAADLAHKPTGLTHVEAAGAPMALLTAWQYLVDLGHEVPSPFTGRVHRPVPITPDTTVLVNGAAGGVGHFAVQLAKWKGAHVIAVASGRHEQFLRKLGADEFVDYTTTRAADVVSGVDLVIDAVGGPDSARFLTVLERGGTMLPVFFAEYDPHETARLGITVSNIQVRSDGAQLAGIGRLFDEGTLQVGVDSTYALAEAGAAHARAARGHIQGKIVLTAVS; encoded by the coding sequence ATGAAGGCGATCCAGATCCATGAAGCGGGCGGGCCGGAAATGCTGCGCTACGAGGAGGTGCCGGTTCCCGGGATCGGCCCGGGCGAGGTGCTCGTGCGGGTCCACGCGGTGGGCGTCAACCCGCCCGACTGGTACCTGCGTGAGGGCCTGAAGGTCATGCCGGCCGAGCTGAGGCCGGCGCTCCAGTTCCCCCTGATTCCCGGAACGGACCTGTCGGGTGTGGTCGAGGCGATCGCCCCGGACGTGCGGGGGTTCGCCGTCGGCGACGAGGTCTTCGGCATGCTGCGGTTCCCCGGGTTCGACGGCCGGACCTACGCCGAGTACGTGGCCGCGCCCGCCGCGGACCTGGCCCACAAGCCGACCGGTCTCACCCACGTGGAGGCGGCCGGCGCCCCCATGGCCCTGCTGACCGCCTGGCAGTACCTGGTCGACCTCGGCCACGAGGTGCCGTCCCCTTTCACCGGCCGCGTGCACCGGCCCGTGCCGATCACACCGGACACGACCGTGCTGGTCAACGGGGCCGCCGGTGGGGTCGGCCACTTCGCGGTGCAGCTGGCGAAGTGGAAGGGGGCGCACGTGATCGCCGTGGCCTCGGGCCGGCACGAGCAGTTCCTGCGCAAGCTCGGCGCCGACGAGTTCGTCGACTACACCACGACCCGGGCCGCGGACGTGGTGAGCGGTGTCGACCTGGTGATCGACGCCGTCGGCGGCCCGGACAGCGCACGCTTCCTGACCGTGCTCGAGCGCGGAGGCACCATGCTCCCGGTCTTCTTCGCCGAGTACGACCCCCACGAGACGGCGCGTCTGGGCATCACCGTCTCGAACATCCAGGTCCGTTCCGACGGCGCCCAGCTCGCCGGGATCGGGCGCCTCTTCGACGAGGGGACGCTCCAGGTCGGGGTGGACAGCACGTACGCGCTGGCCGAGGCGGGCGCCGCGCACGCGCGGGCCGCGCGGGGCCACATCCAGGGCAAGATCGTGCTGACGGCGGTCTCGTGA
- a CDS encoding ATP-binding SpoIIE family protein phosphatase → MGAVNSDSIVQCEDVAWFRDGASLAASARGAAATLARRLGLSSHRSAEVALAVTEAATNVQRHAVDGALLLRAVRSRDTAGVEFLTVDSGPGMADVAAALTDGTSSAGTLGIGLGAVSRLADDFDLHSIPGRGTVMAARFWPREADGDAALSVRSPAAGVTRPISGETVCGDAWAVRTAAPADGGFRPALVLMVCDGLGHGPLAARASQAAVKAFHAARDLSPEGVLEAVHRALQGTRGGAVAVARIEPGTKRLLYCGIGNVSGFLVSDDGRKALLSAPGIVGAHMRRLRTFDEPLPEHGALVMHSDGLTERWDQRTLPGLLHHSSLVMAAHLLREAGVRRDDAGVVVLKDAW, encoded by the coding sequence GTGGGTGCGGTGAACAGCGACAGCATCGTGCAGTGCGAGGACGTCGCGTGGTTCCGGGACGGAGCCTCGCTGGCGGCCTCCGCACGCGGAGCGGCCGCCACGCTGGCCCGACGCCTGGGCCTGAGCAGTCACCGGTCGGCCGAGGTGGCCCTCGCCGTCACCGAGGCGGCCACCAACGTGCAGCGGCACGCCGTGGACGGGGCGCTGCTGCTGCGGGCGGTGCGCTCCCGTGACACGGCGGGTGTGGAGTTCCTCACCGTCGACTCCGGTCCCGGCATGGCCGACGTGGCCGCGGCCCTCACCGACGGGACCTCCAGCGCCGGCACCCTGGGCATCGGCCTGGGTGCGGTCTCGCGCCTCGCCGACGACTTCGACCTGCATTCCATTCCCGGCCGCGGAACGGTGATGGCCGCCCGCTTCTGGCCCCGTGAGGCGGACGGTGACGCCGCTCTGTCGGTCAGGTCCCCGGCGGCCGGCGTGACCCGGCCCATCAGCGGTGAGACCGTGTGCGGGGACGCGTGGGCCGTGCGCACCGCCGCACCCGCCGACGGCGGATTCCGCCCCGCGCTCGTGCTCATGGTCTGCGACGGGCTGGGCCACGGCCCGCTCGCCGCCCGTGCGAGCCAGGCGGCGGTCAAGGCCTTCCACGCCGCGCGCGATCTCAGTCCGGAGGGCGTTCTGGAGGCCGTCCACCGTGCCTTGCAGGGCACGCGCGGCGGCGCTGTCGCCGTGGCACGGATCGAGCCCGGGACGAAGCGGCTGCTGTACTGCGGCATCGGCAACGTAAGCGGATTCCTCGTGTCGGACGACGGGCGCAAGGCCCTGCTGTCCGCCCCCGGGATCGTCGGCGCGCACATGCGGCGGCTGCGCACGTTCGACGAACCCCTCCCCGAGCACGGCGCCCTCGTCATGCACTCCGACGGGCTGACCGAACGCTGGGACCAGCGCACGCTGCCGGGTCTGCTGCACCACTCCTCCCTCGTCATGGCCGCACACCTGCTCCGCGAAGCGGGCGTGCGCCGGGACGACGCCGGAGTCGTCGTCCTCAAGGACGCATGGTGA
- a CDS encoding STAS domain-containing protein, producing the protein MVKRDNAVDLVGLLSIEGQDLAATWVSEVRGSLGGRVSAAELERELRELYEALVEALRQGATGVHSEEMSEVRALLTELSRNRARQGFSPTETAISVFALKRVLEPVLQDGSAADIRAYLQLGRILDGLGLFTIEAFTQTREEIITAQAEQLLELSTPVVRLWDGVIAVPLVGTLDSARTQVVMEKLLQALVDTGSEQAIIDITGVPAVDTQVAQHLLKTIVAARLMGAECTVSGISPQIAQTIVALGIEFGDIVTKASLADALKLALSRSGVDLVAHQGAQR; encoded by the coding sequence ATGGTGAAGCGGGACAACGCTGTGGACCTGGTAGGGCTGCTGTCGATCGAAGGCCAGGACCTGGCCGCGACGTGGGTGAGTGAGGTCCGGGGATCGCTGGGCGGCCGCGTCAGCGCGGCGGAGCTCGAGCGCGAACTGCGTGAGCTGTACGAAGCCCTGGTGGAGGCCTTGCGGCAGGGCGCCACCGGTGTCCACTCGGAGGAGATGTCCGAGGTCCGCGCCCTGCTGACGGAACTGTCGAGGAACAGGGCCCGTCAGGGGTTCTCACCGACCGAGACCGCGATCAGCGTGTTCGCCCTGAAGAGGGTCCTCGAGCCGGTGCTCCAGGACGGCTCCGCGGCGGACATCCGCGCCTATCTCCAGCTCGGCCGAATACTGGACGGGCTGGGCCTGTTCACCATCGAGGCCTTCACACAGACGCGTGAGGAGATCATCACCGCGCAGGCCGAGCAGCTCCTGGAGCTGTCCACGCCGGTGGTCCGGCTCTGGGACGGAGTCATCGCCGTACCGCTCGTCGGGACGCTGGACTCCGCGCGGACCCAGGTGGTGATGGAGAAGCTCCTCCAGGCCCTCGTCGACACGGGCTCGGAGCAGGCGATCATCGACATCACCGGCGTTCCGGCGGTGGACACCCAGGTCGCCCAGCACCTGCTCAAGACGATCGTCGCCGCCCGCCTGATGGGCGCCGAGTGCACCGTGTCCGGCATCAGCCCGCAGATCGCGCAGACCATCGTCGCCCTGGGCATCGAGTTCGGCGACATCGTGACCAAGGCCAGCCTGGCCGACGCCCTCAAGCTGGCCCTCAGCAGGTCCGGCGTGGACCTGGTCGCCCACCAGGGGGCGCAGCGATGA
- a CDS encoding STAS domain-containing protein — translation MSDRLPVLRIGDILLVSVQSDLEDQTVLYLQEDLAEHIVAKPTHGVVIDISALEIVDSFVGRMLATVASISRVLDARTVVVGMRPAVAITLVELGLSLGGVSTALDLEKGMAKLRRSASSAMR, via the coding sequence ATGAGCGATCGCCTGCCGGTCCTGCGCATCGGGGACATTCTGCTGGTGTCGGTCCAGTCCGATCTGGAGGACCAGACCGTCCTGTACCTCCAGGAGGATCTGGCCGAACACATCGTGGCCAAGCCGACCCACGGTGTGGTGATCGACATCAGTGCCCTGGAGATCGTCGACTCCTTCGTGGGGCGCATGCTGGCGACGGTTGCCTCCATCTCGCGCGTGCTCGACGCGCGCACCGTGGTCGTCGGGATGCGGCCCGCCGTGGCGATCACCCTGGTGGAGCTGGGTCTTTCGCTCGGCGGCGTCAGCACGGCCCTCGACCTGGAGAAGGGCATGGCCAAGTTGCGCCGGTCCGCCAGTTCGGCCATGAGGTGA
- a CDS encoding TetR/AcrR family transcriptional regulator, which produces MPVATRTTDTRRVILDTAQRIMARKGYSAVGINEVLAEAGVPKGSFYHYFASKDAFGEAMLKSYFADYLTDMDAVLAPSGESSAERLMAYWQQWRETQSVEECQGRCLAVKLGAEVADLSEPMRLVLKDGTSAIVDRIERTITSGLEDGSLSVDGEARDVAQALYDMWLGASVMAKIHRSPAPLDTVTAATRTFLHL; this is translated from the coding sequence ATGCCAGTCGCCACGCGCACCACGGACACCCGTCGGGTCATCCTCGACACCGCGCAGCGGATCATGGCCCGCAAGGGCTACTCGGCTGTCGGCATCAACGAGGTGCTCGCGGAGGCCGGCGTCCCGAAGGGGTCGTTCTACCACTACTTCGCCTCGAAGGACGCCTTCGGCGAAGCGATGCTGAAGAGCTACTTCGCGGACTACCTGACGGACATGGACGCCGTACTCGCCCCGTCCGGCGAGTCGTCGGCCGAGCGGCTGATGGCCTACTGGCAGCAGTGGCGGGAGACGCAGAGCGTCGAGGAGTGCCAGGGCAGGTGCCTGGCCGTGAAACTCGGCGCCGAGGTGGCCGACCTGTCGGAGCCGATGCGTCTGGTCCTGAAGGACGGCACGAGCGCCATAGTCGACCGCATCGAGCGGACGATCACCAGCGGCCTGGAGGACGGCTCCCTCTCGGTCGACGGTGAGGCCCGCGACGTCGCCCAGGCCCTGTACGACATGTGGCTCGGCGCCAGCGTCATGGCCAAGATCCATCGCAGCCCGGCGCCACTCGACACCGTCACCGCGGCGACCCGCACGTTTCTGCACCTGTAG
- a CDS encoding NAD(P)H-dependent oxidoreductase subunit E, giving the protein MVTEGPAERYDAFQALADRRGRPGRRLMESLARARTLTADDPETWAPAVAADTGLPAAAALGPAGYYADFAAPHGRRHVRVCTATACFAARAGAHPTEVEHELGVTVGEASPDGGISLQAVRCLGYCYAAPAALDGDAPRAGPELAGQLAGRALPRAPVIPAADATGDPVLLGGTVAGEPPWQVWPRVVTAGTADEVHQEVAASGLRGRGGAGFRVAAKWEAAGRAHGTVVVANGDEGDPGSYADRLLMEAEPERVLEGLALACFACRAGQGVVLVRSEYPLALARMRQAVVQAYTDGHFGRSVHGTDTALDVEVVQGAGSYVAGEETALIASLEGGRGCARPRPPYPTRHGLWGAPTVVNNVETLASLPWIVSRGGETYARRGVREETGTKLVCLSERFARPGAYEVELGTPLRRIVMDLGGGLRDGSELVALQVGGPLGGFLTAEALDVPLTSGGLAARGAALGHAGLVAFDQRIAPHDALRHIWQFAAAESCGACSPCRVGSRRGLQLASADEPAGAEWERLGRILAEASLCAFGRRIPAAVRSLARAYGERLAGWAS; this is encoded by the coding sequence GTGGTTACCGAGGGCCCCGCGGAGCGCTATGACGCGTTTCAGGCCCTGGCCGACCGGCGCGGCCGACCGGGGCGCCGACTGATGGAGTCACTGGCGCGCGCGAGGACGCTCACGGCGGACGACCCCGAGACGTGGGCTCCGGCCGTCGCCGCCGACACGGGCCTGCCCGCTGCCGCCGCGCTCGGACCGGCCGGATACTACGCGGACTTCGCCGCCCCGCACGGGCGCCGTCATGTCCGCGTCTGCACGGCCACGGCGTGCTTCGCAGCCCGGGCCGGAGCACACCCCACCGAGGTGGAGCACGAGCTGGGCGTGACCGTGGGCGAGGCCTCGCCGGACGGCGGGATCTCCCTTCAGGCCGTCCGCTGCCTCGGATACTGCTACGCGGCTCCTGCCGCACTCGACGGTGACGCACCGCGCGCGGGCCCGGAGCTGGCCGGGCAGTTGGCGGGACGCGCACTCCCCCGGGCACCGGTGATCCCGGCAGCCGACGCCACCGGTGACCCCGTACTGCTGGGCGGCACGGTCGCCGGCGAACCCCCGTGGCAGGTCTGGCCTCGGGTGGTCACGGCGGGCACGGCGGACGAGGTCCACCAGGAGGTGGCCGCATCGGGGCTGCGAGGACGTGGTGGCGCCGGATTCCGGGTGGCCGCGAAGTGGGAGGCGGCCGGACGGGCCCACGGCACCGTCGTCGTCGCCAACGGCGACGAGGGAGATCCCGGCTCCTACGCCGACCGGCTTCTGATGGAGGCGGAGCCGGAGCGGGTGCTGGAGGGTCTGGCCCTGGCGTGCTTCGCGTGCCGTGCCGGGCAGGGTGTGGTCCTGGTCCGTTCTGAGTATCCGCTGGCGCTGGCGCGGATGAGGCAGGCGGTGGTGCAGGCCTACACCGACGGGCACTTCGGCCGGTCCGTGCACGGCACGGACACCGCCCTGGACGTCGAGGTGGTGCAAGGTGCCGGATCCTACGTCGCCGGCGAGGAGACCGCCCTGATCGCGAGCCTGGAAGGAGGCCGGGGCTGCGCCAGGCCACGTCCGCCCTACCCCACCCGGCACGGTCTGTGGGGCGCGCCGACCGTGGTCAACAATGTGGAAACCCTCGCCTCCCTCCCCTGGATCGTCTCCCGTGGCGGCGAGACCTACGCCCGGCGCGGGGTCAGGGAAGAGACCGGGACGAAACTGGTCTGCCTGTCGGAGCGGTTCGCCCGGCCGGGGGCGTACGAGGTCGAGCTGGGCACCCCGCTGCGCCGGATCGTCATGGACCTGGGAGGCGGGCTGAGGGACGGAAGCGAGCTCGTCGCACTGCAAGTCGGCGGTCCGCTGGGCGGCTTCCTCACGGCTGAGGCGCTCGACGTACCGCTGACGAGTGGCGGACTCGCGGCCCGGGGCGCCGCACTCGGCCATGCCGGGCTGGTCGCCTTCGATCAGCGGATCGCCCCGCACGACGCGCTGCGGCACATCTGGCAGTTCGCGGCGGCGGAGAGCTGCGGGGCCTGTTCCCCTTGCCGCGTGGGCTCACGTCGCGGCCTGCAACTGGCGTCCGCGGATGAGCCGGCCGGCGCTGAATGGGAGCGCCTCGGACGGATTCTGGCCGAGGCCAGCCTGTGCGCGTTCGGGCGGCGCATCCCGGCCGCCGTGCGCAGTCTCGCCCGCGCTTACGGAGAGCGGCTGGCGGGCTGGGCGTCATGA
- a CDS encoding anti-sigma regulatory factor: protein MIAPWVAGDEPEVRSVAVSADVVRIRQTIRELAQQCRLSLVDQTKMITAASELARNTLIYGGGGTVSAAVISRSGKRGVAAVFEDHGPGIPDVEQAMTDGWTSGGGLGLGLSGAKRLVDDFDLHTVPGEGTTVSIIKWVR, encoded by the coding sequence GTGATCGCGCCCTGGGTGGCGGGTGACGAGCCCGAGGTCCGTTCCGTCGCGGTCAGCGCGGACGTGGTGCGGATCCGCCAGACCATCAGGGAACTGGCGCAGCAGTGTCGGCTGTCGTTGGTCGACCAGACGAAGATGATCACCGCGGCGAGCGAGCTGGCGCGCAACACGCTCATCTACGGCGGTGGCGGCACGGTCAGCGCCGCCGTCATCAGCAGAAGCGGCAAGCGCGGTGTGGCCGCCGTCTTCGAGGACCACGGTCCCGGCATCCCCGACGTGGAGCAGGCGATGACGGACGGCTGGACGTCGGGCGGGGGACTGGGACTGGGACTCAGCGGTGCCAAACGCCTCGTCGACGACTTCGACCTGCACACCGTGCCGGGCGAGGGCACGACCGTGAGCATCATCAAGTGGGTGCGGTGA